The genomic segment GTAGGACAGGacaacaacctaacatgagacatTGTTGGTTTACAAAATATGAGCAGTTCTGTTAaggataggacattttagaggtcattaactcatatagtcactgCACatgagaagtgacttgatagcgcACTatatctttggtttttttttcttttcctaattaCAAGTCACTTGTACAGTGACAAGATGAGTGGAAGGGTTGAAATTGTAACAGgttataggcaccaaagctcagctaacacatacatacacacacacacacacacacacacacacacacacattttactgAATATATGTGGCAAAGTACCCTTCTTTCTGGAAGACTGTCAttccattaatttctttaaagcaaacctgtttttttaactctttaaagaaaacatttcttttcagtctgtttctatAGCCTTCAGCTCTAAATATCATTCTCCCCTGCCTATAGATGTATACAATGCTTCATTTCATGAAGCTCCTGCTGGTTAGCCTGTACTACACATACTCAAACTTAAAATAAAATGGCTGTTTTGCccttttgaaagaccttttttgaagatcaatatttcagcccctacaaCCTGGattctttcaaaattaaaaaaaaggtgggaccatccattttctttcaagataagcaagatcgatcttttcaatttatgtgatctgttttaaatctggagatgttTAGTGTCACCTTTTACAGAATGGGGGAAGATAAAATAGTTTTTCTTATTAACAAAATTATAACTCAAATCCTTTGTTCAAACTTCCCCAAATGTGATACAAAGCAAGAGCAGAGTATTTGCTatgtttatgcaaatatggtgctgatctgaagccccgTTTAAAAGTTACAGATTTTTGTTTGTgttgccccatttttagaattgccttttagaatgttgatttgctatgCTACCACAAGATCATTGTAAAGTAATAGTGTGAAGTAATATCTTTTCCTGGCTTCTAATACAGTGGATTTGAATGTTTAACAGCACAGTCCTATACAAAACTAGGTCATGGTCAGTTAAAGAGAACTCACTCCCAGATGAAAAGGCATAGTATTGAAGCCTAAAACTCCTGTCCATATAGAAAGAAGTATCCTTCATTCTGAAACTCCTCCTGCAACTGGCAAACCTCTCAGACTATTGAAATGTTGGCTGGAGATCAAGACTACTGCATAAAATTAAAGCTGATATAATAGAACAATGATCTCTTTTGTACATCCTTCCCCTGTGCTGCAACAACATTCTCTGGTCCAACAGATCTGCATGTTTTCCTACTGCTTCAAAAATCTGTTTAGCTAGAGGCAAAAGAAACAAGTGTGTACATGAGGTGCAACAATTCTTACTAAAACAGCTACTGTCCGTCTCGAGCCCACGTATTGCTGAACCTGCTGGGCAAAAACTGAGGAGATGAAACAAGCACGGAGATAAATTgaagaaaatccaaaattaagcCCACCAGAAGAATGAGACTGTGCTAGTGATTTCCTTGTCAGTGGGAGCCAGTAGCAGCCTTGTCCGATGATGCATCTTGAGCAGATCAACAGCCCGTTAACATGCCTTTCTGTGGCTGCTGCAAACATTGCTGTCAACTATTGCCCCCGCCTGAAAATGcataagaggttttttttcccattgctaGTTCTGATGAGAAGATTAAATATGGTCTCCTACCATTGTAGTCCAGCTCTGTTGATCTCTTCCCACCAACACTCTGTTGGCTCGCCCAGGTTGTGTGGAGTGGGCATGCAGGCATAGTTCCACAGTCGGTCAGAGCCTTCTTTTTTGCTAAAGGTGCTCCTCACAGCCACAATCACTTGCCCATGAGGACATTGGAAGTTAAAGCCCTGCCGGTATGTGTTGACCCATTCATCATCGCCCCTGTAGTCAGCATAGGGTTGGTAATAGTCCCCATATTGACCCCATGCCACAGTGAGCAATGGCAAGAACAGGCAAAGAAGAAAGAGGTCCATGTTGCTGGTGTCTCTGGCTGTAAAACGCCCTACTGGGTTGTTGTGCTGGCCTTTTTATATCACGTCAAACATTTGGATTCCAGATGTGGAACATCTAACTCCAAATGGTATGTGTCACTGTTTAGCCAAGCCTCTCTGTACTAAAGAACTGGCCGCAGATGCATTCAATTAGTTTTAAGGTGGAATTTTACAAGCGCACTAATTCTTTATATCATCAACATGGAGATTTCTTAAACTATTATAATTGTAAACTATTTAGTATCCCAAGAGACCTCTATATAAAAGAACTTTATAATCGGTCTCACAGATGTGCACACAGTAGCTAAAGATAGGGAAGGAAAAAACTGTTTAGATCTGAAAGGAATTTTGCTTCAGGCAGTTGTAATTTCAAGAAACACAGGAATTTCAAGAATTACTAGGAAATAACTTCAGGTTACCATTTTCATCTTTAGCTTCCATTCTTCATTCAGCTGTTCCTTTCTTCTATAGAGACAGAGcattcctttttccatttttattgaaGAAGCATGCTCTCTGACAGATGAAAACAGACAGAACCTGATTCAATTGTGTGTACATGTAGTTGATGAGCTAAATGAATGTTGCTCTTTCAGGAAACAACAAATCAGTAGTGAAGAACAAATACAGGGTGGAGGACTAAATGCATTAGGGCTGACCTAATGCGTTTTGCTGCCTGGTCAGGGACAAACTAGATGATCCTGTTCAGCTTGAATTCAAAAGCAGTGCTCccttaaatgcaaaaaaaatgtcTGTTTGTCCTAGGAAACGTTTTGCTCTCCATATCTTGCCAATTGGCCTGctctgttttatgattggtcattgggaagtTAACACAGGCATAATTTAAGTCTGGGGAAA from the Pogona vitticeps strain Pit_001003342236 chromosome 3, PviZW2.1, whole genome shotgun sequence genome contains:
- the DPT gene encoding dermatopontin; this encodes MDLFLLCLFLPLLTVAWGQYGDYYQPYADYRGDDEWVNTYRQGFNFQCPHGQVIVAVRSTFSKKEGSDRLWNYACMPTPHNLGEPTECWWEEINRAGLQWYQTCSNNGLVAGFQSQYFPSVLDREWQFYCCRYSRRCPYSCWLTTEYPTHYGEEMDMIMYTYDHYIRGAATTFSGVERDRQWKFIVCRMTDFDCQFDNV